The Leucobacter rhizosphaerae genome includes a region encoding these proteins:
- a CDS encoding protein jag produces MSTDQTAPEHTTDELSLAELEADGDLAADYIEGLLDIADLDGDIDIDVANGRAYVSVTGGDAELDRLAGADAVQALQDLTRLAVQAKTGRFSRLIIDIGGSRSARETELKRMVDAAVAQIAAGRIEVELEPMSSYERKLVHDDVAQRGYFSESRGEGRDRRLVIRNA; encoded by the coding sequence GTGAGCACTGATCAGACAGCACCCGAGCACACCACCGACGAACTCAGCCTGGCCGAGCTCGAGGCCGACGGCGACCTCGCGGCGGACTACATCGAGGGGCTCCTCGACATCGCCGATCTCGATGGGGACATCGACATCGATGTCGCGAATGGACGCGCCTATGTCTCCGTGACGGGCGGGGATGCCGAACTGGATCGTCTCGCCGGCGCCGACGCGGTGCAGGCGCTGCAGGATCTCACCCGGCTCGCCGTGCAGGCGAAGACCGGACGCTTCTCGCGACTCATCATCGACATCGGCGGATCGCGCAGCGCGCGCGAGACGGAGCTCAAGCGCATGGTGGACGCCGCCGTTGCGCAGATCGCCGCCGGCCGCATCGAGGTCGAGCTTGAGCCGATGTCGTCCTACGAGCGCAAGCTGGTGCACGACGACGTCGCACAGCGCGGCTACTTCTCGGAGTCGCGCGGTGAGGGTCGGGATCGACGCCTCGTCATTCGCAACGCGTAG
- the dnaA gene encoding chromosomal replication initiator protein DnaA: MGDPAIGPAVGAQLALAVPRGIAAGTLYLAVQLEFTLKLLETRLRPAIMAAVAQIPEAEEIENFVVIVDEDAHPTLDPEPEVEDLEDSPFAAPSKVDTPRPVAEPRRRHGADEPPVDSRLNEKYRFDSFVIGQSNRFAHAAAVAVAEAPARAYNPLFIYGDSGLGKTHLLHAIGHYARELFPEVRVRYVSSEDFTNDFINSIANNQGAAFHARYRSVDILLVDDIQFLEDKVETQEAFFHTFNTLHDHNKQVVITSDVQPKQLRGFEDRMLSRFEWGLLTDIQVPDLETRIAILRKKAKRENLEVDYSILEFIASKFSSNIRELEGTLIRVTAYASLNQQRIDMPLVQTVLKDLITLDADNEVQPTDIINRTAEYFDLSIDELYGPSRAQQIATARQIAMYLCRELTPLSLPKIGQLFGGRDHTTVMYAHKKITQLIAERRSIYNQVTELTTHIKQGTR; encoded by the coding sequence ATGGGTGATCCGGCGATCGGCCCGGCCGTCGGTGCGCAGCTCGCGCTGGCCGTCCCCCGGGGCATCGCTGCCGGCACGCTCTATCTGGCGGTCCAACTCGAGTTCACGCTCAAGCTCCTCGAGACGCGCCTGCGGCCGGCCATCATGGCGGCGGTGGCGCAGATCCCTGAGGCCGAAGAGATTGAGAACTTCGTCGTCATCGTCGACGAAGACGCCCACCCGACTCTCGATCCGGAACCCGAGGTGGAGGATCTCGAGGACTCTCCCTTCGCTGCGCCCAGCAAGGTGGACACGCCGCGCCCTGTCGCAGAGCCCCGTCGGCGGCACGGTGCCGACGAGCCCCCGGTCGACAGCCGGCTGAACGAGAAGTACCGGTTCGACAGCTTTGTGATCGGCCAGTCCAACCGGTTTGCGCACGCCGCTGCGGTCGCCGTGGCCGAGGCACCCGCCCGCGCCTACAACCCGCTCTTCATCTACGGCGATTCTGGACTCGGCAAGACACACCTCCTGCACGCCATCGGCCATTACGCTCGCGAACTCTTCCCCGAGGTGCGCGTCCGCTATGTGAGTTCCGAGGACTTCACGAACGACTTCATCAACTCCATCGCGAACAATCAGGGCGCAGCCTTCCACGCGCGGTACCGCAGTGTCGACATCCTGTTGGTGGATGATATTCAGTTCCTCGAGGACAAGGTGGAGACGCAGGAGGCCTTCTTCCACACCTTCAACACCCTCCACGATCACAACAAGCAGGTGGTGATCACGAGCGACGTGCAGCCGAAGCAGCTCCGGGGCTTCGAGGACCGCATGCTGTCGCGCTTCGAGTGGGGTCTGCTCACCGACATCCAGGTGCCCGACCTCGAGACGCGCATCGCGATCCTGCGCAAGAAGGCGAAACGAGAGAACCTCGAGGTCGACTACAGCATCCTCGAGTTCATCGCGTCGAAGTTCTCATCGAACATCCGTGAGCTCGAGGGCACCCTCATCCGTGTGACGGCGTACGCGAGCCTCAACCAGCAGCGCATCGACATGCCGCTCGTACAGACCGTGCTGAAGGATCTCATCACGCTCGACGCGGACAATGAGGTGCAGCCCACGGACATCATCAATCGGACCGCCGAGTACTTCGACCTGTCGATCGACGAGCTCTACGGTCCCTCCCGCGCGCAGCAGATCGCCACGGCCCGGCAGATCGCCATGTACCTCTGCCGAGAACTCACGCCGCTGTCCCTGCCGAAGATCGGACAGCTCTTCGGCGGCCGGGATCACACCACGGTGATGTACGCCCACAAAAAGATCACCCAGCTGATCGCTGAGCGTCGCTCGATCTACAACCAGGTGACGGAGCTCACGACCCACATCAAACAGGGCACTCGCTAG
- the rsmG gene encoding 16S rRNA (guanine(527)-N(7))-methyltransferase RsmG yields MEPSTTIEPEPAAAAELAGDRLDLLRNFTADLGARGEELGLIGPLELPRLWTRHILNSALLAPLVQPGARVADIGTGGGMPGLVLAIIRPDAEFLLIEPMERRCAWLTEQITRLELGNVEVRRGRAEEFHGAFEVDQITARAVTALRKLIPLTAPLLRDGGEMLFLKGAAVDGEITAAEKVLRKYRVRDVAVEELGVGQLAESTRVFRARLGTHG; encoded by the coding sequence GTGGAACCGAGCACGACGATCGAGCCCGAACCAGCCGCTGCGGCAGAACTGGCGGGTGACCGTCTCGACCTACTGCGTAACTTCACCGCTGATCTTGGCGCACGCGGCGAGGAGCTGGGGCTCATCGGCCCACTCGAACTCCCCCGGCTGTGGACCCGGCACATCCTCAACAGTGCACTGCTCGCACCGCTGGTCCAGCCGGGTGCGCGCGTCGCCGACATCGGTACGGGCGGCGGGATGCCCGGCCTGGTGCTGGCCATCATCCGACCCGACGCCGAGTTCTTGCTGATCGAACCCATGGAGCGCCGCTGCGCCTGGTTGACCGAGCAGATCACACGCCTCGAGCTCGGGAACGTCGAGGTCCGACGGGGCCGCGCCGAGGAGTTCCACGGTGCGTTCGAGGTCGATCAGATCACCGCCCGTGCCGTCACCGCGCTGCGCAAGCTCATCCCGCTCACGGCACCGCTGCTCCGCGACGGTGGGGAGATGCTGTTCCTCAAGGGGGCCGCCGTCGACGGTGAGATCACCGCTGCCGAGAAGGTGCTCCGCAAGTACCGGGTGCGCGACGTCGCGGTGGAGGAGCTCGGGGTCGGGCAGTTGGCGGAGTCCACGCGCGTATTTCGGGCTAGGCTTGGGACTCATGGCTGA
- the yidD gene encoding membrane protein insertion efficiency factor YidD, with protein MTGLAAEIWFFPRNLAIAIMHSYRRVISPLYGQVCRYYPSCSRYALEAYQQRGFLVGLALTIWRLLRCNPFSPGGIDDVPSKRHPNFVINSRGFVRPIQRKA; from the coding sequence ATGACGGGCCTTGCGGCGGAGATCTGGTTCTTCCCCCGAAATCTCGCGATCGCCATCATGCACAGCTACCGCCGAGTGATTTCCCCGCTCTACGGGCAGGTGTGCAGGTATTATCCATCATGTTCCCGGTACGCTCTGGAGGCGTACCAACAGCGCGGTTTCCTCGTCGGACTGGCTCTCACCATCTGGCGGCTCCTCCGCTGCAACCCCTTCAGTCCCGGCGGCATCGATGACGTTCCATCGAAACGCCACCCGAACTTCGTGATCAACTCACGCGGCTTCGTGCGTCCGATCCAGCGAAAGGCCTAA
- a CDS encoding SRPBCC family protein, which translates to MEDTTRIVSAERLVAAPAEVLFELIADPARQPEWDGNDNLAEAAPGQRVHAVGEVFSMRTTSDKVRENHVVEFEEGRRIAWCPASPGAAPAGHLWRWELLPQRDGQTLVRHTYDWTHLADPARIERARANTSAGLRASIDRLAELAETIADG; encoded by the coding sequence ATGGAAGACACCACGCGCATCGTCAGCGCCGAACGACTGGTCGCCGCGCCGGCTGAGGTGCTGTTCGAACTCATCGCGGACCCCGCGCGTCAGCCCGAGTGGGACGGCAACGACAATCTCGCGGAGGCCGCTCCCGGACAGCGGGTTCACGCGGTCGGCGAGGTGTTCTCGATGCGCACCACCAGCGACAAGGTGCGCGAAAACCACGTCGTCGAATTCGAGGAGGGTCGGCGGATCGCGTGGTGCCCGGCCTCTCCCGGTGCCGCCCCCGCGGGGCACCTCTGGCGCTGGGAACTGCTGCCGCAGCGGGACGGGCAGACGCTCGTCCGGCACACCTACGACTGGACGCACCTCGCAGACCCGGCGCGGATCGAGCGGGCGCGGGCGAACACGAGTGCGGGGCTGCGGGCCTCCATCGATCGGCTGGCGGAACTCGCCGAGACGATCGCGGACGGCTGA
- the rnpA gene encoding ribonuclease P protein component, translated as MPARQHRITRGEDYRRVVRTGRRVGGALCITHAVLHVPEAPARFGFIVSKTVGNAVTRNRVRRRLTTIVERRLQRGLTGVDIVFRALPASATASFTLLEHEVNRSLDRLPLPSPRS; from the coding sequence ATGCCTGCTCGGCAGCATCGCATCACCCGGGGTGAGGACTACCGGCGCGTCGTGCGCACCGGTCGCCGCGTGGGAGGTGCCCTGTGCATCACCCACGCGGTTTTGCATGTCCCGGAGGCACCGGCGCGATTCGGCTTCATCGTGTCCAAGACCGTCGGCAACGCGGTCACCCGGAACCGCGTGCGACGCCGACTCACCACGATCGTGGAACGCCGGCTGCAGAGGGGGCTGACGGGGGTCGACATCGTCTTCCGGGCGCTTCCCGCAAGTGCGACGGCGAGCTTCACTCTGCTGGAGCACGAGGTCAACCGCTCGCTCGACCGGCTCCCCCTCCCGAGCCCCCGATCATGA
- the trxB gene encoding thioredoxin-disulfide reductase, giving the protein MHQIIIIGSGPAGFTAAIYAARAGLQPVLFASSVAVGGELMNTTDVENFPGFPEGIQGPDLMQKMQEQAERFGTEVVYDDITEVDFSGDVKRVVAGDGTTHEAHTVIYATGSAYRKLGLPDEDRLSGHGVSWCATCDGFFFREKTIAVVGGGDSAMEEATFLTRFADKVYVIHRRNELKASKIMQQRAFDNPKIEFIWDSGISAIHGDTEVTGVTLQSTVDGTERELAIEGLFIAIGNDPRTHLVHGKLDLTSEGTIAVEGRSSRTSAPGVFAAGDVIDPSYRQAITAAGSGTVAALDAEHYLAALEQQEQAAALTAV; this is encoded by the coding sequence ATGCACCAGATCATCATCATCGGGTCCGGCCCTGCCGGCTTCACCGCTGCCATCTACGCCGCCCGCGCGGGCCTGCAGCCGGTGCTCTTCGCGAGCTCCGTTGCCGTCGGCGGCGAACTGATGAACACGACCGACGTCGAGAACTTCCCGGGCTTTCCCGAGGGGATCCAGGGCCCGGATCTCATGCAGAAGATGCAGGAGCAGGCCGAGCGCTTCGGCACCGAGGTCGTCTACGACGACATCACCGAGGTCGACTTCAGCGGCGATGTCAAGCGTGTCGTCGCCGGCGACGGCACCACGCACGAGGCCCATACCGTGATCTACGCGACCGGGTCCGCGTACCGCAAACTGGGCCTCCCCGACGAGGATCGACTGTCGGGCCACGGCGTCTCGTGGTGCGCGACCTGCGACGGGTTCTTCTTCCGCGAGAAGACGATCGCCGTCGTCGGCGGCGGCGACTCCGCGATGGAGGAGGCCACCTTCCTGACCCGCTTCGCCGACAAGGTCTACGTGATCCACCGTCGCAACGAGCTCAAGGCCTCGAAGATCATGCAGCAGCGCGCCTTCGACAACCCGAAGATCGAGTTCATCTGGGACTCGGGCATCAGTGCGATCCACGGCGACACCGAGGTGACGGGGGTGACCCTGCAGAGCACGGTCGACGGCACCGAGCGCGAGCTCGCCATCGAGGGGCTCTTCATCGCCATCGGCAACGATCCCCGCACGCACCTCGTGCACGGCAAACTGGACCTCACGAGCGAGGGCACGATCGCCGTCGAGGGGCGGAGCTCGCGCACCTCGGCACCCGGCGTCTTCGCCGCAGGCGACGTCATCGACCCGAGCTACCGCCAGGCCATCACGGCCGCGGGATCCGGCACCGTTGCGGCGCTGGACGCGGAGCACTACCTCGCCGCGCTGGAACAGCAGGAGCAGGCAGCCGCGCTCACCGCGGTCTAG
- a CDS encoding ParA family protein produces MAETEKSLVGDHLVDKIRRRRRLAETVSPLPERTRVITVSNQKGGVGKTTTTVNLASALARRGANVLVIDLDPQGNASTALGVPHRPEVTSVYDVLLGDSSLDEALQTSSDHENLHCVPSTINLAGAEIELVSLVAREQRLRTALQAFLADSDEQYHYVFIDCPPSLGLLTVNAFVAADEVLIPIQCEYYALEGLSQLLSNIQLIQKHLNPSLRVSTILLTMYDARTNLAQEVASEVRSHFPAEVLNAVVPRSVRISEAPSYGQTVHAYDGASIGALAYLEAAAEMAERGPGRSQADGANDEGA; encoded by the coding sequence ATGGCTGAAACAGAGAAGTCGCTCGTCGGCGACCATCTCGTCGACAAGATCCGGCGACGGCGGCGCCTCGCCGAGACGGTGTCGCCCCTTCCCGAGCGCACGCGCGTGATCACGGTGTCGAATCAGAAGGGCGGCGTCGGAAAGACGACAACGACCGTCAACCTCGCCTCTGCGCTCGCACGACGCGGTGCGAACGTGCTGGTCATCGATCTGGACCCGCAGGGCAACGCCTCCACGGCCCTCGGAGTTCCGCACCGGCCCGAGGTCACGAGTGTGTACGACGTGCTCCTCGGCGACAGCAGTCTCGATGAGGCGCTCCAGACCTCGAGCGATCACGAGAACCTGCACTGCGTGCCCTCGACCATCAACCTCGCGGGCGCGGAGATCGAACTCGTCTCCCTCGTCGCGCGCGAGCAGCGCCTTCGGACCGCCCTCCAGGCCTTCCTCGCCGACTCCGACGAGCAGTACCACTATGTGTTCATCGACTGCCCGCCGTCACTCGGCCTGCTCACTGTGAACGCGTTCGTCGCAGCCGACGAGGTCTTGATCCCGATCCAGTGCGAGTACTACGCGCTCGAGGGCCTGAGCCAGCTCCTGAGCAATATCCAGCTGATCCAGAAGCACTTGAACCCGAGCCTCCGCGTCTCGACCATTCTGCTCACCATGTACGACGCACGGACGAACCTGGCGCAGGAGGTGGCGAGCGAGGTGCGCTCGCACTTCCCCGCCGAAGTGCTGAATGCCGTGGTCCCGCGGTCGGTGCGGATCTCGGAGGCGCCGAGCTACGGCCAGACGGTGCACGCGTACGACGGCGCGTCGATCGGCGCTCTGGCGTATCTCGAAGCTGCGGCGGAAATGGCAGAACGCGGTCCGGGCCGGTCCCAGGCCGATGGTGCGAACGATGAAGGAGCGTAA
- the yidC gene encoding membrane protein insertase YidC, with translation MDFFETILWPLRWLVEVVLAVWHQLFTWIGMDAASGVTWVLSIIGLVLVVRSALIPVTVRQIRSQRRMMDLAPQMKKVQDKYKGKKDQFSREAMSRETMALYKKHGTNPFASCLPILIQMPIFFSLFYVLRHAAENKPGIGFMDESLTNSFNQAEIFGAPLKMTFTQGWESGQWVVVAMLGIIMVLMIASQFFTQLQIMSKNVSDETKNSSMYRQQRILLYIIPFAFLFSGVAFPLALNIYWFTSNLWTMGQQFIVIRNMPTPGSEAWRARQARLKAKGKLTEEELAVEEKRTTDPGQRQQPMSAKRAKKKGK, from the coding sequence GTGGATTTCTTCGAGACCATACTCTGGCCGCTGCGCTGGCTCGTCGAGGTCGTGCTCGCCGTCTGGCATCAGCTCTTCACCTGGATCGGCATGGACGCCGCGTCGGGTGTCACGTGGGTGCTCTCGATCATCGGCCTGGTGCTCGTCGTCCGCTCCGCCCTGATTCCGGTGACCGTGCGTCAGATCCGTTCGCAGCGCCGCATGATGGACCTGGCGCCGCAGATGAAGAAGGTCCAGGACAAGTACAAGGGCAAGAAGGATCAGTTCTCGCGCGAGGCCATGAGCCGCGAGACGATGGCACTGTACAAGAAGCACGGCACCAACCCGTTCGCCTCGTGCCTGCCCATCCTGATCCAGATGCCGATCTTCTTCTCCCTTTTCTACGTGCTGCGCCACGCCGCGGAGAACAAGCCCGGTATCGGGTTCATGGACGAGTCGCTCACCAACAGCTTCAACCAGGCCGAGATCTTCGGCGCACCGTTGAAGATGACCTTCACGCAGGGCTGGGAGTCGGGTCAGTGGGTCGTCGTGGCGATGCTCGGCATCATCATGGTCCTCATGATCGCCTCGCAGTTCTTCACGCAGCTGCAGATCATGTCGAAGAACGTCTCCGATGAGACGAAGAACTCCTCGATGTACCGTCAGCAGCGCATCCTGCTCTACATCATCCCGTTCGCATTCCTCTTCTCGGGTGTTGCCTTCCCGCTCGCCCTGAACATCTACTGGTTCACGTCGAACCTCTGGACCATGGGGCAGCAGTTCATCGTGATCCGGAACATGCCGACCCCCGGCAGCGAGGCGTGGCGAGCGCGCCAGGCCCGTCTGAAGGCGAAGGGTAAGCTGACCGAGGAAGAGCTCGCGGTCGAAGAGAAGCGGACCACCGACCCGGGCCAGCGACAGCAGCCGATGAGCGCGAAGCGCGCGAAGAAGAAGGGCAAGTGA
- the trxA gene encoding thioredoxin, with product MSEAIIVDEQSFDQVVLQSDVPVLVDFWAEWCGPCRAVAPILDQIAAEHDGKIIIAKLNVDENPNLAAQYRITSIPAMKVFKGGDEVREIIGAMPKPMIEQHLNGII from the coding sequence ATGAGTGAAGCCATCATCGTCGACGAGCAGTCGTTTGACCAGGTCGTGCTGCAGAGCGACGTTCCCGTCCTCGTGGACTTCTGGGCGGAGTGGTGCGGTCCCTGCCGTGCGGTCGCCCCGATCCTCGATCAGATCGCCGCGGAGCACGACGGCAAGATCATCATCGCGAAGCTGAACGTCGATGAGAACCCGAACCTCGCGGCCCAGTACCGCATCACCTCCATCCCCGCGATGAAGGTCTTCAAGGGCGGCGATGAGGTGCGCGAGATCATCGGCGCCATGCCGAAGCCCATGATCGAGCAGCACCTCAACGGCATCATCTAA
- a CDS encoding DUF6049 family protein: protein MAFPSLPRRSAWRGAAAGLAALALVVGGATAATAEAPAGRPAEVGDPPTGTSLPTLIMSPLEPVLGDSADDVSVGVVVRNPGDEPIPAGELRVELNPQRVETIAGLDEEFPVSGELLAESAIGSTAAESEQSVTVTIAREDLPLTALIAPGVYQLRATLTPESGTAPVIPEVTGDPGSDPEAAEAGDSATAETDALRSAAVPFVWRESGGSDVEVSVIVPLVLPTDIRTLPTRDQLSDLVPRLDRLLTAATAQRATLAIDPRIIAGIRAYGDEAPLLAQRFLSRLESSSLPGFLLQFADADPAAQAALGFTTLLEPTNLDFVSRFGVEPAQEPADELPDEPADDPAEDDTVPTVLPTLSELLAWSEEAPTAWPAEGAVDEGTLQLLEANGISDVVLTSDNVTQEGGPRVTLGRSDALVTDARLGAAARRALAAPNDTERAAAVSEIAARLALAAETDVPGVILGLDRGAIADAENPEQLLEDIGDLDWVAATPHTEQATGTASLKSADTLEERRELLRTAVNREGAVDEVGAILIHPEYLSGYQRTRLLDLFATRYAASDADFPAVATTFRMRDAELMEGVRAVSTEHTQLVGASTRVPVQLRNSLPFEALVSVRVDPASAALTVPERSFADVRVRPEGTEQLLVPVQSRVSSGESGLVVSIADVSGDWTIFTGTLSITIRSGVETIAIWTLGGLAALLLGFGIWRSVRRRRHRRRAPELTAA from the coding sequence ATGGCATTCCCGTCCCTTCCGCGCCGCTCCGCGTGGCGCGGTGCCGCCGCGGGCCTCGCGGCGCTGGCGCTCGTCGTGGGCGGCGCGACGGCCGCGACCGCCGAGGCGCCCGCGGGACGACCCGCGGAGGTGGGGGACCCACCGACCGGGACCTCGCTGCCGACCCTCATCATGTCGCCACTGGAGCCGGTGCTCGGCGACTCCGCCGACGATGTCTCCGTCGGCGTGGTGGTGCGGAACCCGGGGGACGAGCCGATCCCGGCGGGAGAGCTCCGAGTGGAGCTCAACCCGCAGCGCGTCGAGACCATCGCCGGCCTCGACGAGGAGTTCCCCGTCTCGGGGGAGCTCCTCGCGGAATCCGCGATCGGCTCGACGGCCGCCGAGAGCGAGCAGTCGGTCACCGTGACGATCGCCCGCGAGGATCTTCCGCTGACCGCGCTCATCGCCCCCGGGGTCTATCAGCTGCGGGCCACCCTCACGCCGGAGTCCGGCACGGCGCCGGTCATCCCGGAGGTCACGGGGGATCCCGGATCGGACCCTGAGGCGGCGGAGGCGGGGGATTCCGCGACCGCCGAGACCGATGCGCTGCGCTCCGCCGCCGTCCCGTTCGTCTGGCGCGAGAGCGGCGGGTCCGACGTCGAGGTCAGCGTGATCGTGCCCCTCGTGCTGCCGACCGACATCCGCACACTGCCGACCCGGGATCAGCTGAGCGATCTGGTCCCTCGGCTCGATCGGCTCCTCACCGCCGCGACGGCGCAGCGCGCCACACTCGCGATCGACCCGCGGATCATCGCCGGCATCCGCGCGTACGGTGATGAGGCCCCGCTCCTCGCCCAACGGTTCCTCTCTCGGCTCGAGTCGAGCTCGCTGCCGGGGTTCCTGCTGCAGTTCGCCGATGCGGATCCCGCGGCGCAAGCGGCGCTGGGCTTCACGACGCTGCTCGAGCCCACGAATCTCGACTTCGTCTCGCGGTTCGGCGTCGAGCCCGCCCAGGAGCCCGCGGACGAATTGCCCGACGAACCCGCTGACGACCCTGCCGAGGACGACACCGTCCCGACCGTGCTCCCCACCCTCAGCGAGCTGCTCGCCTGGTCCGAGGAGGCGCCCACGGCCTGGCCCGCGGAGGGTGCGGTCGACGAGGGGACCCTGCAGCTGCTCGAGGCGAACGGCATCTCCGACGTCGTGCTCACCTCGGACAACGTGACGCAGGAAGGGGGCCCGCGGGTGACGCTGGGCCGCAGCGACGCCCTCGTCACGGATGCACGACTCGGTGCAGCTGCTCGCCGTGCCCTCGCGGCACCCAACGACACCGAGCGTGCCGCGGCGGTGTCCGAGATCGCCGCCCGCCTCGCCCTCGCCGCCGAGACCGACGTACCGGGCGTGATCCTCGGTCTCGACCGCGGTGCGATCGCCGACGCGGAGAACCCGGAGCAGCTCCTCGAGGACATCGGCGACCTCGACTGGGTCGCGGCCACACCGCACACGGAGCAGGCCACCGGCACCGCGTCGCTGAAGTCCGCGGACACGCTCGAGGAGCGGCGGGAGCTGCTGCGCACGGCAGTAAACCGCGAGGGCGCCGTCGATGAAGTCGGGGCGATCCTCATCCACCCCGAATACCTCAGCGGCTACCAGCGCACCCGCTTGCTCGATCTGTTCGCCACCCGGTACGCGGCGTCAGACGCCGATTTCCCCGCGGTCGCCACGACGTTCCGCATGCGCGACGCGGAACTGATGGAGGGCGTGCGGGCGGTCAGCACGGAGCACACGCAGCTCGTCGGCGCGTCGACCCGTGTGCCCGTGCAGCTCCGCAACTCCCTGCCCTTCGAGGCGCTGGTGTCGGTGCGGGTCGACCCCGCGTCGGCCGCCCTCACCGTCCCCGAGCGGTCCTTCGCCGACGTCCGCGTGCGCCCCGAGGGCACCGAGCAGCTGCTGGTCCCGGTGCAGAGCCGGGTGTCGTCAGGCGAATCCGGGCTCGTGGTGAGCATCGCCGACGTCTCCGGCGACTGGACGATCTTCACGGGGACCCTCTCGATCACCATCCGCAGCGGCGTCGAGACGATCGCGATCTGGACCCTCGGCGGGCTGGCGGCGCTGCTCCTCGGATTCGGGATCTGGCGCAGCGTGCGCCGCCGTCGCCACCGCCGGCGCGCGCCCGAGCTGACCGCGGCCTGA
- a CDS encoding ParB/RepB/Spo0J family partition protein, with protein sequence MATKKRGGLGRGIGALIPQAPSSGERPVDVFFPSNTATATDTAAPSAPEAPEAEAEAVELRDVPGAQLTRLDVADIVPNRLQPRTEFDEEALAELTHSVREFGVFQPIVVRAIDDAPAEGPHYELIMGERRLRASKRAGLETIPAIVRSTADEHMLRDALLENLHRAQLNPLEEASAYQQLLADFGITQEQLATRIGRSRPQISNTIRLLKLPETVQSRVAAGVLSAGHARAILSLDGDAESMQRLADKIVNEGLSVRAAEAAAGDEPKRKLPKARAGGVQAQLGEIAERLGDRFDTRVSVKLGAKKGQIIIDFATIADLKRILSELDDPGFG encoded by the coding sequence ATGGCGACGAAAAAGCGAGGCGGTCTCGGCCGCGGGATCGGCGCACTGATCCCCCAGGCCCCGTCGAGCGGTGAGCGTCCGGTCGACGTCTTCTTCCCGTCGAACACCGCCACGGCGACCGACACTGCGGCCCCGTCGGCTCCCGAGGCGCCCGAGGCGGAGGCCGAAGCGGTCGAGCTGCGCGATGTCCCGGGCGCTCAGCTCACACGCCTCGATGTCGCGGACATCGTGCCCAACCGCCTGCAGCCGCGCACCGAGTTCGACGAGGAAGCCCTCGCCGAACTGACCCACAGCGTGCGCGAGTTCGGCGTCTTCCAGCCCATCGTGGTCCGGGCGATCGACGACGCCCCGGCCGAGGGGCCGCACTACGAGCTCATCATGGGCGAGCGGCGACTGCGCGCGTCGAAGCGCGCGGGCCTCGAGACCATCCCGGCGATCGTCCGCAGCACGGCGGACGAGCACATGCTGCGCGACGCGCTGCTCGAGAATTTGCACCGCGCGCAGCTCAACCCGCTGGAGGAGGCGTCCGCCTACCAGCAGTTGCTGGCGGACTTCGGGATCACCCAGGAGCAGCTCGCCACGCGGATCGGCCGGTCACGGCCGCAGATCTCGAACACGATCCGCCTGCTGAAGCTCCCGGAAACCGTGCAGAGCCGCGTCGCCGCCGGCGTGCTGTCCGCGGGACACGCCCGCGCGATCCTGTCGCTCGACGGCGACGCGGAATCGATGCAGCGCCTCGCCGACAAGATCGTGAACGAAGGGCTCTCGGTGCGCGCCGCCGAGGCCGCCGCGGGTGACGAGCCGAAGCGCAAGCTCCCCAAAGCTCGCGCCGGCGGGGTGCAGGCGCAGCTCGGGGAGATCGCCGAGCGCCTCGGCGATCGTTTCGACACCCGGGTAAGCGTCAAGCTCGGTGCGAAGAAGGGCCAGATCATCATCGATTTCGCCACGATCGCCGACCTGAAGCGCATCCTGAGCGAGCTGGACGACCCCGGTTTCGGCTGA
- the rpmH gene encoding 50S ribosomal protein L34 → MSKRTFQPNNRRRAKVHGFRARMRTRAGRAIVAARRGKGRSKLTA, encoded by the coding sequence ATGAGCAAGCGCACGTTCCAGCCCAACAACCGCCGCCGCGCCAAGGTGCACGGCTTCCGCGCTCGGATGCGCACCCGTGCGGGTCGCGCCATCGTTGCAGCTCGTCGCGGCAAGGGCCGCTCGAAGCTCACCGCATAA